GCGTCCGAAGACCAACAAGCTCATGCCCGACCCAGCCTTTGGCCAACACCATCGCGGACCTGCAAGGCCCGCCACCAATCGGCATTGTCGAGATACCAGCGCACCGTGCGGCGCAACCCTTCCTCCAAGGTCACTGAGGGCTGCCAGCCCAGTTCATCGCGGATGCGGCTGGCATCAATGGCATACCGTGCGTCATGACCGGGGCGGTCTTCGACATAGGTGATCAGCTTGTCGTAAGAGTGTTCTGCTGGGCGCATCTCATCCAGTAGGGCGCAGATCATCCGCACCAGATCGATGTTGCGCGTCTCGGCATTGCCGCCGATGTTATAGCTGCGCCCCACCCGACCCTTTTGCAGCACCATCAGCAGAGCCTCGGCATGATCTTCGACATAGAGCCAATCGCGCACATTCTCGCCCGCACCATAGATTGGGATCGGTTTGCCCGCGAGCGCGCTAAGGATCACCACAGGGATCAGCTTTTCGGGAAAATGGTAGGGGCCATAGTTGTTTGAGCAATTGCTCAGCAGCACCGGTAGACCATAGGTTTCTCCCCAAGCACGAACAAGGTGGTCCGAGGCGGCTTTGGAGGCCGAATAGGGACTGTTCGGTGCATAGGCCGTCTCTTCGGTGAACAGACCCTCAGGGCCGAGCGACCCGAAAACCTCATCGGTTGAGACATGATGAAACCGAAATGTTTCGCAGCGGTCCTTGTGCAGCCAATAGGTGCGGGCGGCCTCAAGAAGCTGGTAGGTGCCGGTCACATTGGTATCGATGAAAGCGCCCGGCCCGTCGATGGAGCGGTCAACATGGCTTTCCGCAGCCAGATGCAACACTGTATCGGGGGCATGATCCGCAAATATTTGGGCGAGCGCTGCGGCATCGCGGATGTCGGCTTGCTCAAAAACATAGCCGGGCAGGGCAGCCACATCAGCCACATTGTCCAAACAGGCGGCATAGGTCAGGGCATCGAGGTTCACCACCTCATGCCCCTGCGCCATAGCGCGGCGTACCACAGCAGATCCGATGAACCCGGCCCCGCCAGTTACGAGAATTTTCACGTCGCGCCCTCCCAGTGGAAATGCGGCTCTAACTCGGTCAGTGGCGGCGCTTTGGCATCCTTGTTTGACAGGATCGGCGTACGATCTCCCAGCCCCCAATCAATACTAATGTCAGGATCATCCCACCGCACCGCCGCGTCACAGTCCGCCGCATAGGTGTCGCTGCATTTATAGACAATCTCAGTCATCGGCTCACGGGTCACGAACCCATGCAGGAACCCCGCAGGGATCAGCAATTGCCGACCATTCTCAAAGCTAAGATCAACTCCGACCCATCGACCAAAGCTGGGCGAGCCATGGCGGATATCCACCGCCACATCGAATAGCGCACCGCGTCCACAGCGCACCAGTTTGGTCTGAGCATGAGGCGGGGTCTGGAAATGCAAACCGCGTAGGGTGCCCACCGTTTCAGAGAGAGAGTGATTGTCTTGCACAAATTCATAATCCAGCCCGGCGGCGGCCATGGTTTGTGCATTCCAGCTTTCACTGAAAAAACCCCGCGCATCACCGTGGCGAGTAGGGGTCAGGATCAATACCCCGGGCAGGGCGGTCTTCGTGATCTGCATGGCGCACCTTGCAATTAAACGTTGATTTCTTGTGCCACAGGAACGCGCCGCCCGTCACCCTGCCATGGACAAGGTTTGACAAGTGATTACCGTTGTGACCTTTGCGCCCCAAGCAAAACGGCCAAGGCGATGAAAATGGACAGTGGTTTGACAGCACAGCAACAAGGGGCAGGGCGCGTAGTTGCGGTGGTGGTCACCTACAACCGATTGGCCCAGTTACAGGTGACTTTGCCCCGGCTTTTGGCTACTGCGCCTGAACATTTGG
The Sulfitobacter sp. D7 DNA segment above includes these coding regions:
- the rfbB gene encoding dTDP-glucose 4,6-dehydratase, whose protein sequence is MKILVTGGAGFIGSAVVRRAMAQGHEVVNLDALTYAACLDNVADVAALPGYVFEQADIRDAAALAQIFADHAPDTVLHLAAESHVDRSIDGPGAFIDTNVTGTYQLLEAARTYWLHKDRCETFRFHHVSTDEVFGSLGPEGLFTEETAYAPNSPYSASKAASDHLVRAWGETYGLPVLLSNCSNNYGPYHFPEKLIPVVILSALAGKPIPIYGAGENVRDWLYVEDHAEALLMVLQKGRVGRSYNIGGNAETRNIDLVRMICALLDEMRPAEHSYDKLITYVEDRPGHDARYAIDASRIRDELGWQPSVTLEEGLRRTVRWYLDNADWWRALQVRDGVGQRLGRA
- the rfbC gene encoding dTDP-4-dehydrorhamnose 3,5-epimerase, whose amino-acid sequence is MQITKTALPGVLILTPTRHGDARGFFSESWNAQTMAAAGLDYEFVQDNHSLSETVGTLRGLHFQTPPHAQTKLVRCGRGALFDVAVDIRHGSPSFGRWVGVDLSFENGRQLLIPAGFLHGFVTREPMTEIVYKCSDTYAADCDAAVRWDDPDISIDWGLGDRTPILSNKDAKAPPLTELEPHFHWEGAT